In one Drosophila pseudoobscura strain MV-25-SWS-2005 chromosome X, UCI_Dpse_MV25, whole genome shotgun sequence genomic region, the following are encoded:
- the LOC6900977 gene encoding probable protein phosphatase 2C T23F11.1: MGQTLSQPVTTKNSAEYENSLFRVGSSSMQGWRTEMEDADTIILSLPQDPTASFFGVYDGHGGASVAKYVSLHLHQFITKRREYFDNDVELALRRGFLDLDKEIMQNGSWQQQTAGSTAVVVLIKEQRLYCANAGDSRAIASIRGKVHALSWDHKPQHDLETSRILAGGGFIELNRVNGILALSRAFGDCMYKRNMYMPPEQQIVTAYPDVEVVDLTEDWEFVVLACDGIWDVMSNQEVCDFVRKRLAAGMTPECICEELLNSCLATDFNITEVGGDNMTAILVCFLHNKTFEDLVVRCGGPIQRPTLMDSSKSIWSDI, translated from the coding sequence ATGGGGCAGACACTGTCGCAGCCGGTGACCACCAAGAACTCGGCCGAGTACGAGAACAGTCTCTTCCGCGTGGGATCCAGCAGCATGCAGGGCTGGCGCACTGAAATGGAGGACGCCGACACCATCATCCTCTCGCTGCCACAGGACCCCACAGCGTCCTTCTTCGGGGTGTACGATGGACATGGCGGTGCTTCAGTGGCCAAATATGTAAGTCTTCATCTGCACCAGTTCATTACCAAGCGACGGGAGTACTTTGACAACGACGTGGAGCTGGCTTTGAGGCGCGGGTTCCTGGACCTTGACAAAGAGATCATGCAGAATGGAtcctggcagcagcagacagcgGGCTCAACCGCTGTGGTAGTACTGATCAAGGAGCAGCGTCTCTACTGTGCCAATGCTGGGGACTCGCGGGCCATTGCCAGCATTAGGGGCAAGGTTCACGCCCTTTCCTGGGACCACAAGCCACAACACGATTTGGAGACTAGCCGCATCCTAGCCGGCGGTGGTTTTATCGAGCTCAATCGCGTCAATGGCATTCTGGCCCTCTCTCGGGCCTTTGGCGACTGCATGTACAAGCGTAACATGTACATGCCACCGGAGCAGCAGATCGTCACCGCCTATCCCGATGTGGAGGTGGTCGACCTCACAGAGGACTGGGAGTTCGTGGTCCTCGCCTGCGATGGCATCTGGGATGTGATGTCCAATCAGGAGGTGTGTGACTTTGTGCGAAAGCGCCTCGCCGCGGGCATGACCCCGGAGTGCATTTGCGAGGAGCTTCTGAACAGCTGCCTGGCCACCGACTTCAACATTACCGAGGTTGGAGGCGACAACATGACTGCCATTCTGGTCTGCTTCCTACACAACAAGACGTTCGAGGATCTGGTGGTTCGCTGCGGCGGCCCCATTCAGAGACCCACCTTAATGGATTCTTCAAAATCCATATGGTCTGACATCTAA